From the genome of Sphingobacterium sp. UGAL515B_05:
CGGATGCCACAGCCATTGAAGTTAGTCCGCTAATGAGTAAAGTCTTATTATATCTCCGTGCAATAACCTCAAAAGCAAAAAGAAAACCACCCAATGCGCTTCCGAACAACAGTGTGACTCCAGCAATTACGCCTGCGCAGATCAACTCGGTTTTGTAGGCCCAAGCCGGATGTAATCTCTTATACGCTTGGTTACCTACTGTGGCTGTGGCAACAACTGTGGAGACTTCAACACCGGTTGAACCACCAAAAATTACAGTTAGAAAACCATTGATATAATGTGATGGAATCTTAAAAAAAGGCAAATGGTCTTTTCTTGTTTCCAATGTTGTATAGATTTCTTTGATCCCTTTGTTTTTTCTGTTTTGAAAAGCGTATTTCCGTAAGAAATAAATAGCTGTAATACCTATGCTGGGTAGAATAATAAACAGTTTAGGATTCCAGGAAGATACTCTTTCAAACAATTCTTCCTGTACATAACCTGTGCTATGCTTGAGACTGTATGCCAATAAGCAGCAAATGATACTGACAAGAACTGAACTTCCAATTAATTTTAAATAGCTATATCGAACAACTTTTTTTCTGTATGTCGTATTGCCTTGCATAATGTTTTTCTTTAAATCGGCTCAAAGGTAAGTGTTATTTAGTTTAAAATATATGATGAATACCTTAAGACATACTTTTTGTTACGGAATACCCCCTAATGGATACCGATGTATATATCCACTTTTGCATCTTGTGGATTTTGGGCTTTTTCGCCATATATTTCAAAGTCTGCGGCATACGTTCTTGGTAAATCTGAGCTCCATATCTTTTGCCAAGTTTCATAAACGATGCCATCTTCCAAACTTCCTTCTGCAGTAAAGTGTTGGTAACGATTTTCAGCGATATGAATACCGTCCAAGTCTTCGGGTACTTCTTCAAGATTGCTCACTTTACAGCCCAAGAAAGTGGTATAAGGTAAGGTGTGATCCTTTTCATATTCGGTATAGATACAGTAGAGTTCGCTGGATATCTTGTTGGGAATACGGCTTAATACATCTTCTTTAAAAAAGCGGGCCCAAAGTTCCGGAATGTCCTTAGCTGCCTGTCCATCTTGGTTGCTCGTACGGATGGCGAGGCCAATTATACTGAATGAAGGGATTGTTTGATTTTTCATGTCTTTTTGTTTTCCCCAAAGTTAGCGCTGTAAATGACAGCCGTATGTCACGAACAAACAGCTAATGTTGTTTTTTCCAGATTTTATCTACTTGGGACAGGTATTCTGCTAAAGCAGCTGAACCATACCAAGGGTAAAATGAAGCTTCTAAGAGACCATTCTTTATCGCTGGATCGTTTTCTAAAATATGCTTTGCGGCATCAATAGAAGCCATGTTATTTAAGATAAAAAGGCCCCGGAAGTTACTGTCATTTTTCCCAAACGGGCCAGCAACAATCAGTTGCCCATTTTTTACGAGAAGATTGATATTTTCCATGTGACCTTTGAAACATGCATTAATAAATTGTTTGTCTGTTGTTTTATTCTCGCCAGTTTTCAGGAGGACAAAGATGTAGGATTTCATTCCATAATCATCGGCCCCTAATTTTTTTGCGAGTTCCTGATCGTAATTTGGGTTCGCTACGGTCGGTGTGGGTACGATTTTCGTCGCATAAAAAGATCTGACTTTTCCTGATTTTCCTTCCACTGCAATATAAAGTCGGTTTGTCGTAACGGGCGTATATCGAATGTAATTAGGGAAATCATGGGCCTCATTGACAAAAGAATAGGTACTATCCTGATAATTTAGCTCAAAATTGACTTCTTTCCCATTGTTTTGTCCAATAACCAGTGCTGTATATATGATTTTATCCTTTATTTTGGTCAATTTTAGGTATTCACTGACTATCTTTTGGCCATTTTTCAACGTATAGGAAAGGCCTTTTAATTCATGTTCGTTTATACGATCCCATTGTTCATATTCCTCTTTATTGTCAACCTTCCACGTCCCTTCTAAGAAAGAAGGAAAAGGTACTTGTGAAAAAAGAGGTTGAGCGGCTCCCAAGCAAAAGAGTAGGGTAGCGATTAAAATTGTTTTCATATAGGTGTTATATTACGATGCTTAAGTGCTTTTATTTAAAGAAAAAGTATGGTACGAAAGCCTCGTGCCGCATAATAGGAGATCGCACCATTATGATAGATGAAAACTTGGTTGTAACGTCTGTCACCGAATAAGGCGCCACCAAGCTTACGAATATCCGCTGGAGTTTGTATCCAGCTGGAAGTTTTTAAATCAAATTCACCTAACATTTGGAGTTGGCGATAGTGTTGTTCAGAAAGCAGCTCCGTTCCCATTTTTTTAGCTTCTTCGACAGCGCTTCCAATAGGCTTGTTTTCCTTCCTTTCATCTAAGGCTTTTTGGTCAAAACAGAGGCTTCTCCTTCCTTTGGGACTTTCTTCTGTACAATCCACAAAAGCATACTGCTTTTTGTTTGGATCAATAATAACAAGGTCGGGCTCGCCAGCGCTCTTTTCCATTTGGAACAAGCTCCATAATTTTTGGGGGCTTTCAAGCAATTTATGCACTACCTCGTCCCAGCTGATCTGTGGGTGTCGTTTGGGGAATTTTTGAAACCTTTCTTTCAGCGTTTCAAGTAGCATTGACTGTTCCTCTTGTGTAAGTGAATTTTTCATAATGGTTGTCCTTGTGGTACTAAAATTACGTATTTAATTCAAATGTAATGTAGCTTGATATTGCAAATGGATTAAATTCCTTATTTCAAAATTGAATTAAATTTATATTTTTACGTTCAATCTTTATATAACTATGGCTTCAGGAATATTTGCAATTCTAGATGATATTGCAGCGTTGATGGATGATGTGGCAGTAGCGAGTAAAATCGCAACAAAAAAAACTGCTGGAATCTTAGGTGACGATTTAGCGGTTAATGCCGAAAAAGCGACTGGCTTTTTAGCTTCGCGCGAGCTCCCGGTTTTATGGGCAATTACAAAGGGCTCACTGCTCAATAAGTTGATAATTGTACCAATAGCATTATTACTGAATGTCTTTTTTCCAATTGCCATCAAATATATTTTAATCTTAGGAGGTTTCTATCTTGCTTTTGAAGGTGTTGAGAAGATTATTGAATACCTGTTCCATCGCAAACATCCTACGGAGGAAACAAAAGTGGAGACTGTCGTTGCTGAAAACTCAGTTGCCGCTGAAAAAGCGAAGGTAAAATCGGCTATTACGACAGACTTTATTCTTTCTGTGGAAATCGTCATTATTGCTTTGGGAACGGTTCTGGGAAAAAGCTTGTCCTTACAAATTATTACGGTTTCGGTTGTTGCTTTTCTGGCCACAGTTGGGGTCTATGGTATTGTAGCTCTTATCGTTCGCATGGACGATGCTGGTTATAAATTAATTAAAACCTCACGTGAAAAAGGTCCTGTTGCGAGCCTAGGTCGGTTTTTAGTCCGTGCGCTTCCCTTTGTTATCAAATTATTGGCTGTTGTAGGTACATTTGCTTTAATTCTGGTTTCAGGCGGAATATTTGCGCATTATATTGATTTCTTACACCATGCGCTACCAGCTCTGCCAGGAATGATAAAAGAGCTGTTATTTGGCCTAGGGGGAGGTCTTATCGTGGTGGTTTTATTTACGATCGGCAAAGGGCTGTTTAAAAAGAAAAAATAAACTCCTATTGATCTTTGATGATCGGCAACCCTATAACAAAAAAAGGCAGCAGATATATCTGCTGCCTTTTTTTGTTTTCTGGCTCTTAAATTGTGTCTGTTGCTTCTGCCGCGGCATCGATTTCTACACGTTCACCTTTTGTATTAATCAAAATTACATCGTCCGAATCCGCTAATGAGACAGAAGCTACACCATCACTGAAAGAGGTAGCCCCGCTGTAGATAAATGGTATGGCCACTTTTCCCTGACCATCTAAATAACCATATTTTCCATCTTTACTAGCAAGAAAAAGATTAGGTTCTTCTGTAACTGAAATCAAATCGTAGTCGGGAGCAACGATTTTATTGGTCTTTATTTCAGTAAGATTATACCTGTCGTTTTCGATACTGATGAAATGCGTTGAATTATTTTCAGAAATATAGCTATACGTCGCCGGAACAATTATTTTGCCCGCCTGATTCAATATACCATATTTATTTTTCTGCTGAAATACGGCATAACCACCGTTAATAAACGATATCATATCATAATTTGGGGAAATTAAAATTTTGCCGGATTTATCCATGACCCCATATTTTTCGTTTAGTCCAAAAACCAGTTGTCCAAGGTGATCATCGTAACCTAAATAATCGTATTGAAAGGGGATGATTGGTTTACCAGCCAGATTAATGGCGCCATATTTTTCATTTTTATATTGAACTATACTAAGATCGCCAACAAATGGTGCGATATAGAGGTATTGTGCTGGTACAATTGTTTTTTCTTCGCTGTCTTGTACCCCTAGGAGATTAGTTGCAGCATCTTCAAATAAATACAGATTTTCAGCAATCTGGTTGTTTTCTTCCGAATCTTCCTCGGCGTCATAAATGGATGCTACTTGCTCATAATCCTCAGGTACGATAAAATCTTTATCGTCTAATTGGCTATCGGCGATGTTCTGGGTAATCATATCCATTCCGAGGGGTGTTGTTAGCTGTAGCACAGCCCCGGGGATTTTTTTGAATAGATCAAATCCCTCCCAATAG
Proteins encoded in this window:
- a CDS encoding GyrI-like domain-containing protein — translated: MKNQTIPSFSIIGLAIRTSNQDGQAAKDIPELWARFFKEDVLSRIPNKISSELYCIYTEYEKDHTLPYTTFLGCKVSNLEEVPEDLDGIHIAENRYQHFTAEGSLEDGIVYETWQKIWSSDLPRTYAADFEIYGEKAQNPQDAKVDIYIGIH
- a CDS encoding YciI family protein, whose amino-acid sequence is MKTILIATLLFCLGAAQPLFSQVPFPSFLEGTWKVDNKEEYEQWDRINEHELKGLSYTLKNGQKIVSEYLKLTKIKDKIIYTALVIGQNNGKEVNFELNYQDSTYSFVNEAHDFPNYIRYTPVTTNRLYIAVEGKSGKVRSFYATKIVPTPTVANPNYDQELAKKLGADDYGMKSYIFVLLKTGENKTTDKQFINACFKGHMENINLLVKNGQLIVAGPFGKNDSNFRGLFILNNMASIDAAKHILENDPAIKNGLLEASFYPWYGSAALAEYLSQVDKIWKKQH
- a CDS encoding DUF4256 domain-containing protein — encoded protein: MKNSLTQEEQSMLLETLKERFQKFPKRHPQISWDEVVHKLLESPQKLWSLFQMEKSAGEPDLVIIDPNKKQYAFVDCTEESPKGRRSLCFDQKALDERKENKPIGSAVEEAKKMGTELLSEQHYRQLQMLGEFDLKTSSWIQTPADIRKLGGALFGDRRYNQVFIYHNGAISYYAARGFRTILFL
- a CDS encoding DUF808 domain-containing protein — its product is MASGIFAILDDIAALMDDVAVASKIATKKTAGILGDDLAVNAEKATGFLASRELPVLWAITKGSLLNKLIIVPIALLLNVFFPIAIKYILILGGFYLAFEGVEKIIEYLFHRKHPTEETKVETVVAENSVAAEKAKVKSAITTDFILSVEIVIIALGTVLGKSLSLQIITVSVVAFLATVGVYGIVALIVRMDDAGYKLIKTSREKGPVASLGRFLVRALPFVIKLLAVVGTFALILVSGGIFAHYIDFLHHALPALPGMIKELLFGLGGGLIVVVLFTIGKGLFKKKK
- a CDS encoding WG repeat-containing protein, coding for MKKISLSFAAILAASTMSFAQINKAFKINYAITYAVDPSEEAQAAPVSVYEAYVNNDKIKVISASGDGEESIFLIKKNEEQSIILYPGLAKYVVKENALSPHTIKFVPNQTKMIAGYPCKLAQVEIPISEDNDENSTLSIWYSDKLPATYWEGFDLFKKIPGAVLQLTTPLGMDMITQNIADSQLDDKDFIVPEDYEQVASIYDAEEDSEENNQIAENLYLFEDAATNLLGVQDSEEKTIVPAQYLYIAPFVGDLSIVQYKNEKYGAINLAGKPIIPFQYDYLGYDDHLGQLVFGLNEKYGVMDKSGKILISPNYDMISFINGGYAVFQQKNKYGILNQAGKIIVPATYSYISENNSTHFISIENDRYNLTEIKTNKIVAPDYDLISVTEEPNLFLASKDGKYGYLDGQGKVAIPFIYSGATSFSDGVASVSLADSDDVILINTKGERVEIDAAAEATDTI